A part of Salvelinus alpinus chromosome 5, SLU_Salpinus.1, whole genome shotgun sequence genomic DNA contains:
- the LOC139575634 gene encoding uncharacterized protein isoform X2: MSSDTAVVPSNHQMDSPDFIRDLLPAAEKTALLYNISYLCLAKFPSLERIIRANAVEAQMLFSSSEALLLLCVSTSDNMVKTLFPMLKAAVKKNNPLVAVKFLAKANQWIHDIIKEVEKIVDDYKKLNIGVATVTSDVISTKEETEDKKRKLTKEEEILHNYVKEYNMKLSGIQSALNEVNRKIHDADTELRELVNGIASRNKKFGIVAAVVPFLGLIINAIQKGVNNPGDSAAIELAKNKMNQLQQDKTRLSKNEWEAQSEVMKSQMELTRAKFDLGSVPDPVHLAEVQTCLTRIQKILLQLRSFWEKIGVMVTNLQQKTFAGEDLIDVLSDFKEEFLDSLQVAEEAWKTFSGRCQSVMGMFSVQSKDAYKFLETSPSSLTQKEWQEMYDAVTAKLHSFYPALEAKQAIEDQQAAESN, from the exons CTGTAGTTCCATCCAACCATCAAATGGACAGCCCAGATTTCATTAGAGACCTGCTGCCTGCTGCAGAGAAGACAGCCCTGCTGTACAACATCTCCTACCTGTGCCTGGCCAAATTCCCCTCTCTGGAGAGAATCATCAGAGCCAATGCTGTTGAGGCCCAAATGCTGTTCTCCTCCTCTGAGGCTCTGCTGCTGCTG TGTGTTAGCACCAGTGACAACATGGTCAAGACATTATTCCCTATGCTGAAGGCTGCTGTGAAGAAAAATAATCCGTTGGTTGCCGTCAAATTCCTGGCGAAGGCCAATCAGTGGATCCATGATATCATCAAAGAAGTTGAAAAAATAGTAGATGA CTACAAGAAACTCAACATTGGGGTGGCGACTGTCACCAGCGATGTTATTTCCACCAAAGAAGAAACAGAGGACAAGAAGAGAAAGCTGACCAAGGAAGAGGAGATCCTGCATAATTATGTTAAAGAATACAATATGAAGCTAAGTGGCATCCAGTCAGCTCTGAATGAGGTCAATAGAAAAATCCACGATGCTGATACGGAGCTGCGTGAGTTGGTTAACGGCATTGCCAGTAGAAACAAGAAGTTTGGCATAGTGGCTGCCGTGGTTCCCTTCCTAGGATTGATCATCAATGCTATCCAGAAGGGGGTCAATAACCCTGGAGATAGTGCAGCCATTGAGTTGGCCAAGAACAAGATGAATCAGCTTCAGCAGGACAAGACCCGTTTGAGTAAGAACGAGTGGGAGGCCCAATCGGAGGTGATGAAATCCCAGATGGAGCTGACCAGAGCCAAATTTGACCTGG GTTCTGTTCCTGATCCTGTCCATCTGGCTGAGGTTCAAACCTGCCTGACCCGGATCCAGAAGATTCTGCTGCAACTCAGAAGCTTCTGGGAGAAGATCGGAGTGATGGTGACCAACCTGCAGCAGAAGACCTTCGCTGGGGAAGACCTGATTGATGTTCTCTCAGATTTTAAGGAGGAGTTCTTGGATTCCTTGCAAGTAGCTGAAGAG GCTTGGAAGACGTTTAGTGGGAGATGCCAGAGCGTCATGGGCATGTTTAGTGTCCAGTCGAAGGATGCCTACAAGTTCCTGGAGACCAGCCCATCATCTCTCACCCAGAAAGAGTGGCAGGAAATGTATGATGCTGTGACagccaaactgcattccttctaCCCTGCCCTCGAGGCCAAGCAGGCCATTGAGGACCAGCAGGCTGCAGAAAGTAACTAA
- the LOC139575634 gene encoding uncharacterized protein isoform X1 → MSSDTAVVPSNHQMDSPDFIRDLLPAAEKTALLYNISYLCLAKFPSLERIIRANAVEAQMLFSSSEALLLLCVSTSDNMVKTLFPMLKAAVKKNNPLVAVKFLAKANQWIHDIIKEVEKIVDDYKKLNIGVATVTSDVISTKEETEDKKRKLTKEEEILHNYVKEYNMKLSGIQSALNEVNRKIHDADTELRELVNGIASRNKKFGIVAAVVPFLGLIINAIQKGVNNPGDSAAIELAKNKMNQLQQDKTRLSKNEWEAQSEVMKSQMELTRAKFDLGSVPDPVHLAEVQTCLTRIQKILLQLRSFWEKIGVMVTNLQQKTFAGEDLIDVLSDFKEEFLDSLQVAEEAWKTFSGRCQSVMGMFSVQSKDAYKFLETSPSSLTQKEWQEMYDAVTAKLHSFYPALEAKQAIEDQQAIEDQQVAESS, encoded by the exons CTGTAGTTCCATCCAACCATCAAATGGACAGCCCAGATTTCATTAGAGACCTGCTGCCTGCTGCAGAGAAGACAGCCCTGCTGTACAACATCTCCTACCTGTGCCTGGCCAAATTCCCCTCTCTGGAGAGAATCATCAGAGCCAATGCTGTTGAGGCCCAAATGCTGTTCTCCTCCTCTGAGGCTCTGCTGCTGCTG TGTGTTAGCACCAGTGACAACATGGTCAAGACATTATTCCCTATGCTGAAGGCTGCTGTGAAGAAAAATAATCCGTTGGTTGCCGTCAAATTCCTGGCGAAGGCCAATCAGTGGATCCATGATATCATCAAAGAAGTTGAAAAAATAGTAGATGA CTACAAGAAACTCAACATTGGGGTGGCGACTGTCACCAGCGATGTTATTTCCACCAAAGAAGAAACAGAGGACAAGAAGAGAAAGCTGACCAAGGAAGAGGAGATCCTGCATAATTATGTTAAAGAATACAATATGAAGCTAAGTGGCATCCAGTCAGCTCTGAATGAGGTCAATAGAAAAATCCACGATGCTGATACGGAGCTGCGTGAGTTGGTTAACGGCATTGCCAGTAGAAACAAGAAGTTTGGCATAGTGGCTGCCGTGGTTCCCTTCCTAGGATTGATCATCAATGCTATCCAGAAGGGGGTCAATAACCCTGGAGATAGTGCAGCCATTGAGTTGGCCAAGAACAAGATGAATCAGCTTCAGCAGGACAAGACCCGTTTGAGTAAGAACGAGTGGGAGGCCCAATCGGAGGTGATGAAATCCCAGATGGAGCTGACCAGAGCCAAATTTGACCTGG GTTCTGTTCCTGATCCTGTCCATCTGGCTGAGGTTCAAACCTGCCTGACCCGGATCCAGAAGATTCTGCTGCAACTCAGAAGCTTCTGGGAGAAGATCGGAGTGATGGTGACCAACCTGCAGCAGAAGACCTTCGCTGGGGAAGACCTGATTGATGTTCTCTCAGATTTTAAGGAGGAGTTCTTGGATTCCTTGCAAGTAGCTGAAGAG GCTTGGAAGACGTTTAGTGGGAGATGCCAGAGCGTCATGGGCATGTTTAGTGTCCAGTCGAAGGATGCCTACAAGTTCCTGGAGACCAGCCCATCATCTCTCACCCAGAAAGAGTGGCAGGAAATGTATGATGCTGTGACagccaaactgcattccttctaCCCTGCCCTCGAGGCCAAGCAGGCCATTGAGGACCAGCAG